TAAGGTAACGGTGCCCACCTTTCGGGCCTCCCGCTAATTCGTTGAAATAAGCCAAACTATGAGGGTAAATATACAAGCTACTTCCGACTGACCACACTAGGGATAAAACAACAATCAGAGGCATTATGATTGTGTTCTGCTTCTTCTCTAAAAACAAACCAATTTTACTTATCCAAATAAAGACAAATGGGAAGCAGGGAAGTAAATATCTTAAGTATCGACTAAATCCTGTTTGAGAGCTAACCAACACAAAAATCACAATGGCTGGAGCGAGTAATACGATTTCGTTCTTCCAGTTAAACCTAAACTCTCTTCTCTTCCAATATGTCATGCCAAATGCACAAAGAAATAATAACCACGTACCCAAAGGGACCTTCAACAATAAAGCTACAATGTAGTAGTACCACCACCCTCTGTCTTTCCATTCGCCGTTGAGATACGACCATTTTCCCTTTTCGAAATCTAGCTTTTGCAAGTCAATGCCTGATAGATAATTTTGGGGAACTGGTATTGGAATCTCTCCTAGCCAACTTTCAGAAAAGCGGTTCCCACCAGATCCGTCATCAACAACCGAATCCTCCCCAGCTAAGGTCCTACTGGCAAATTGAAACGACTTCAATTGCTTGAACGATCCAGAAAAACCATAGCCAAGATTGAGTAGATACAGTCCTAAAAGGAGTATCGTCACCAATTGTTTAATCTGTCTTGATCTAGGAATTGCGCGAGACTCTTCTCTGCTGATCCATTGCCAAGTAAGCCAGAGAACTGGCCACAGACCGAATAACACAATCCAAGTGGATTTTGTCAGTTCAGCGAGCCCCAGTGTGAGTCCTGCGATAAAGGTCTGTTGCCAGGTAAACTTTTGGAGCCAATTCCAGAAACAATAGCCTGCTAGAACCCCCATTGTGGCTGCGGTTGCATCAGGAGTGATTGTCGCTCCCCAAGCCAGAATATTCGGTGAGAAACACCAGAGAGTTAACGCTATCAAACCTGAAGTTTTGCCATACAATTCGCTTGACCAGCGATAACAAATATAGCCACCGAGCAATAAGAATGGAATCAGCATCCATCGCGCAGAAACGAAATACCACTCCCAATCATCAGGGTTGATGTCAATAAAGTTTCTGCCCAGGTTCCACTCCGGACGAGATGTGAGCCCCTTTTTGTAACTACTCCAATCCCGTTTTGAAGAACTCAAAACAGCAGGGATTGCTGCGACCATTCTCACCAACGGTGGATTAACTCGGTAGACGTCAAATTGGCCATATTCCCAATTATAGATGCCAGCCGGGAGGTGCCCCATTTCGTCTAAGACAGGGCTGTAGTGGAATCCTATCCAAGAGACAGCAATTGTATTTGCTGCAAAAAGGAAGACTAAAATTATGGTATGATGAGCTGAAGAATTTCGATGCATGCTCGATTTCGATCTCTCTATCTAAAAACTCAATTCAATATAAGAAATATTGATTGACTTTCTAAGCCGATTGTAATTCAGAGTAACGTTGTTGAAGTAAGCCCACCAGTCTAAACTCTTCGAAATGAGCTTGGAACTAGGATCCATACAGATTATAGGAATACAGTCTTCAGCCTCTTTGATTCGATCCAGAAATCAGCTGTCAGCTGGGTTCCACCTAAATGGCTATTCTCTCTCATTGGTGTGACTTGGCTTTCGACCGCGTTTTTCGAACCCGGTGGTATGCCCCAAAAAGTCGGTCCGGGGTCATGGAAGTTCGTGTTAGGTATGACCTCCGCAGGCTGCTGAAAACAAACCCGTGCCTATCTAATAAGCCCAAAAAAGAAGCCGCTTTGGATGATGTGGCCTTGGTATCTAGAAGCTGAGAGGCATTTATCGTAACGTTAAACTGAGAGATAATAGAAAAAGAACTGACAAAGAACTTATGATGTGCACTTTCCAAGATGAACTCGAATCACACTCCCTCAAAACGAAAACCTTGATAATTATTGAGTTAAAACTGCGTATCCTAATTCAAACACAAACACTTGGAACCTTTTACAGAGCCCTACTCAATTTGTATTTTGCTCTGATTAAAGATTGTCGCAACAATGATCGCGTTCCCAGCCATCTTAGACCTTTTTATTTTCAGTCGATAAAGATGTTGGGAAATAGTTTAGTTTTAACCTAGCCAAAAACAATTTTAATCGTGTAGCCAAATATCCACAACCATAAGAAATATGCATGAGAATAGCTTGTGAGAAAACTACAAAGACAGCCAGTACTTCGTTCAGACAAATTCCCGCTTGCAGCGCTAAAATAAAAATTAAACATAGATATGCAAACACCGGAAGAGAAGACCAGAACGTCAAAGTTGGTGCTATCACTGTCGTCAGAGTCAGCAGAATAATATATAAGCACAATAGCGCAGGAGCAGCATGAATCAATTCATGCATTCCCCTGGTCTTTGCTAATCTGACTCTAGCACACCCTTTTAAATATGCTTCACGCGAAAGTTGTTTTAGTGTTTTTTGTTCGTTATGAGTGATTTTAGCTGTGGGCACAAATAAGATTTCAGCACCTTGCTGTCTAACGCGATCTGCAAATTCAATATCTTCACCATGTCGCTGTGCTGGGAAACCACCTGCTGCAACAGCAACCTCTCTTGCAACGGCAACATTACTAGTGCGAGGAAAATACTTCATATGAATGGCTGTCCGAGGGTCACGTGCTCCCCCTGCACCGATCATACTGGACATAAGAAAGTTCATGCAGCGTCCTGACAGGTAATCAGCATTTTGAAAGTCAATCAACCCACCAGTCATCCTTGCGTTCGACGACTCAATAGGAACGATTAACTCCTCAAGCCAATCAGAGTCTGGGATACAATCAGAATCTGTGAATGCGGTGATTGTGCCCACAGAATGTGATAAGCCCAAATTTCGAGCGGCTCCCGGCCCCTGGTTGACTTGTTTGAAATACTTTATGGTAGGGTTACTTGGAGATTGAAATTCTTCAACGATTGTTTGAATATTCTCGGTAGAACCATCATCACATATCAGAATTTCAAACCTAGAAGCTGAAATTGATTGTTGCATAAGTGATGATAATAAAACCTTGAGATCACTTGATCTGTTATAAACAGGGACAATTACTGATGCACGTAATTTACTAAAAGACATCACTTTCCCCTTTAACTAAAGCACATATATCCATAAATGCATATACGCTAGAGTAATAATGGGTACATGTAGTGACTAGTGCCCCTAGTTCTATGTAAGCTATAGTACACTTGCAAACTGTAGGTTCAACAAAATTCAATCAAATTTTCAGTTTTTTTTGAATTTTGTTTTGTGGTTCTCATCTAAGGTGAAATTTAAGCTCCCCTAAGATTTTTAGTGAGAGAAGATAAATGGCCACCGTTAAAACACCAGCGATGATTACCGTTTTTATGTCTTCAAT
The Gimesia aquarii DNA segment above includes these coding regions:
- a CDS encoding ArnT family glycosyltransferase — its product is MHRNSSAHHTIILVFLFAANTIAVSWIGFHYSPVLDEMGHLPAGIYNWEYGQFDVYRVNPPLVRMVAAIPAVLSSSKRDWSSYKKGLTSRPEWNLGRNFIDINPDDWEWYFVSARWMLIPFLLLGGYICYRWSSELYGKTSGLIALTLWCFSPNILAWGATITPDATAATMGVLAGYCFWNWLQKFTWQQTFIAGLTLGLAELTKSTWIVLFGLWPVLWLTWQWISREESRAIPRSRQIKQLVTILLLGLYLLNLGYGFSGSFKQLKSFQFASRTLAGEDSVVDDGSGGNRFSESWLGEIPIPVPQNYLSGIDLQKLDFEKGKWSYLNGEWKDRGWWYYYIVALLLKVPLGTWLLFLCAFGMTYWKRREFRFNWKNEIVLLAPAIVIFVLVSSQTGFSRYLRYLLPCFPFVFIWISKIGLFLEKKQNTIIMPLIVVLSLVWSVGSSLYIYPHSLAYFNELAGGPKGGHRYLIDANIDWGQNLFYLKEWYDNHPEARPFHVDCFIFNKYSIYGIESSSPPPKIKRTINLSELTQEELKQIGPLPGWYALSIHKLHNLNGSYEYFLQHFKPVKIVGYSIYIYHITLDEANRVRRKIGLPEIKA
- a CDS encoding glycosyltransferase; this translates as MSFSKLRASVIVPVYNRSSDLKVLLSSLMQQSISASRFEILICDDGSTENIQTIVEEFQSPSNPTIKYFKQVNQGPGAARNLGLSHSVGTITAFTDSDCIPDSDWLEELIVPIESSNARMTGGLIDFQNADYLSGRCMNFLMSSMIGAGGARDPRTAIHMKYFPRTSNVAVAREVAVAAGGFPAQRHGEDIEFADRVRQQGAEILFVPTAKITHNEQKTLKQLSREAYLKGCARVRLAKTRGMHELIHAAPALLCLYIILLTLTTVIAPTLTFWSSLPVFAYLCLIFILALQAGICLNEVLAVFVVFSQAILMHISYGCGYLATRLKLFLARLKLNYFPTSLSTENKKV